In the genome of Neodiprion pinetum isolate iyNeoPine1 chromosome 2, iyNeoPine1.2, whole genome shotgun sequence, one region contains:
- the LOC124212649 gene encoding pre-mRNA-splicing factor CWC25 homolog gives MGGGDLNLKKSWHPSTMKNMEKVWKAEQQNSQEKKRIAELKREIEMEKDREDMTKYAMDQGVIEKKEDKKLDWMYQGPNQMLNREDYLLGRAIDKPFEQMAQAEKEAEQNRAPKNHVEYECIPPSLRFFSGNEQVDLARKLQEDPLYAIKKKEMESRSQLLKNPVKLKQLKQLLEEQATKSRAEKKHKKRKSKKQSKHDSEGSDSDKDLDNLLAAKYNKLKNKINEKDLLISVKKLQKQKKKKESKKSSDSQETSEDEEMERKTNSKDKSWKKQPSIDENEFKKRSHKSRVTSYDTERGHERVDRRRYKNNSYSHEEDASGSKDKHKRTGSVNDTEGFQKNRHQTKRRRNSNDFGRKSSKSLRSETKRLHSPEYSSNDEEEHHMKSRGNYGLIRSDGTKIVPSGTSNHLDTVKPHEKKMAEKRWVPPKREKLTEDEKERRRQEMMVNASWRDKEREQNVKRYRDEEKREISDKTYNKEFIRKQLAVAAEVGTVESRIKANMNNIQRSRRAMDTNFAKR, from the exons ATGGGAGGCGGAGACCTT AATTTGAAGAAGTCATGGCATCCTTctacaatgaaaaatatggaaaaggTGTGGAAAGCGGAGCAGCAGAACAGccaggaaaagaaaagaatagcGGAGTTAAAGCGTGAGATTGAGATGGAGAAAGATCGAGAAGATATGACAAAATATGCCATGGACCAAGGCgtaattgagaaaaaagaggataaaaaattagACTGGATGTATCAGGGGCCTAATCAAATGTTAAATCGGGAAGATTATCTGTTAGGACGCGCTATCGATAAACCATTTGAACAGATGGCTCAGGCTGAGAAAGAAGCGGAGCAAAATCGTGCACCCAAAAATCATGTAGAATATG AATGCATACCACCATCACTAAGATTCTTTTCGGGCAATGAACAAGTGGATTTAGCCAGAAAATTACAAGAAGATCCATTGTatgctataaaaaaaaaagagatggAAAGTCGGAGTCAGTTGTTGAAAAATCCTGTTAAACTGAAGCAGCTTAAACAGCTA TTGGAAGAGCAAGCAACAAAAAGTAGGGCTGAAAAAAAgcataaaaaaaggaaaagcaaGAAGCAGAGTAAGCATGATTCTGAAGGTAGCGACAGTGATAAAGACTTGGACAATTTATTAGCTGCAAAGTATAATAagcttaaaaataaaataaatgaaaaagacCTACTAATTTCCGTGAAAaagctgcaaaaacaaaagaagaaaaaggagagtAAAAAGTCGAGCGATTCTCAAGAAACCAGTGAGGATgaagaaatggaaagaaaaacaaactcaAAAGATAAATCGTGGAAGAAACAGCCTAGCattgatgaaaatgaatttaaaaaacgcAGCCATAAGTCGAGAGTCACTAGCTATGATACTGAAAGAGGACATGAGCGAGTGGATCGAagaagatataaaaataatagttaCAGTCACGAGGAAGATGCCTCAGGGTCTAAGGACAAGCACAAAAGAACCGGTAGTGTTAACGACACTGAAggattccaaaaaaatagaCACCAAACCAAACGACGTCGAAATTCAAATGACTTTGGTAGGAAATCCAGCAAGTCTTTAAGGTCAGAAACAAAAAGATTACACAGTCCTGAATATAGCAGTAATGATGAAGAAGAACACCACATGAAATCAAGAGGAAATTATGGTCTGATA agGTCTGACGGAACTAAAATTGTACCATCTGGAACGTCTAATCATTTAGATACGGTGAAAccgcatgaaaaaaaaatggcagaGAAACGCTGGGTACCACCTAAGCGAGAAAAGCTGACAGAAGATGAAAAGGAGAGACGAAGACAAGAAATGATGGTCAATGCGTCATGGAGAGATAAGGAACGAGAACAAAATGTGAAGAGGTATCGTGATGAGGAAAAACGGGAAATTAGTGATAAAACTTACAACAAAGAATTCATCAG AAAACAATTAGCTGTTGCGGCTGAGGTAGGAACCGTCGAATCAAGGATCAAAGCCAATATGAATAATATCCAGAGGTCAAGACGAGCAATGGACACAAACTTTGCGAAAAGATAA